The genomic stretch GTGGACGTTGGCGATCATGGCGCCCAGCGCGAACTGCCATTCGAACCGGAACCAGAGATAGATCAGGATCGCGAAGATCGCGAGCATCAGCCCGAGCATGCCGTAGGCCAGCAATTCGCCGGAGACGCGCGGCCCCACCACTTCGACGCGGCGATAATCCACGGCCTCGCCAAGCGCGCCACGGACCTTCTGCACGGCTTCCTGCTGCGCGGCGTCGCCGCCGGGCTGTTCGGCAACCCGGATCAGCACGTCGGCCGGCCCGCCGAACTGCTGCAGCTGGACGTCGCCCAGCCCAAGGGTGCTCAGCGTCGCCCGCATCGAGGCAATGTCGGCGGTGCCGGACTTGGCCTGCACTTCCAGGAGCGTGCCGCCCTTGAAGTCGATGCCGAAATTCAGCCCGTGGGTGAAGAACAGCGTGATCGCGAAGATCGACAGCAGCGCCGAGATCGGAAAGCTGATGCGGCGAAAGCGCGTGAAATCGAAATGGGTGTTGTCGGGGACGATCCGCAGCGAAGGCAGCAGGCCGAGCGCGCTGACCACGGTCAGCACGGCAATCAGGATGCCCAGCGAGATAAGCACGAAATGAGTCAAAGCCGCATTCCCTTAGATCGGCACGCTTTGCGGCCGCTTCCACCGCACCCACCACGCGACGATCAACCGGGTGAGTGTAAAGGCGGTGAAAACCGTGGTGATGATGCCGATGCCGAGCGTGACGGCAAAACCGCGCACCGGACCGGTGCCGATATAGAACAGCACCGCGGCGGCGATGAAGGTGGTGATGTTGGAGTCCAGAATCGTCGACAGTGCGCGCTTGAAGCCGGCGTCGATCGCCGAAATCGCGTTGCGTCCGCCGCGCAGTTCCTCGCGGATGCGCTCGTAGATCAGCACGTTGGAATCGACCGCGATACCGACCGTCAGCACGATGCCGGCGATGCCCGGCAGCGTCAGCGTCGCGTTCAGCAGCGACAACATACCGAAGATCATGGCGACGTTGATGGCGACCGCGACGTTGGCGAACACGCCGAACAGCCGGTAGGTCAAAAGCATGAACACGATGACCATGATCGAGCCGACATAGGCCGCCAGTTCGCCCTTTTCGATCGAATCCTGACCGAGGCCCGGACCGACCGTGCGTTCTTCGATGATGGTCAGCGGGGCCGGCAGCGCACCGGCACGCAACAGAATCGCCAGATCATTGGCTTGCTGCACGGTAAAGCTGCCGGATATCTGTCCGGAGCCGGCGGTGATCGGTTCCTGGATCACCGGCGCCGAGATCACCTTGCCATCCAGCACGATGGCGAACGGTTCCTTGACGTGTTCGGTCGTCGCCGCCGCGAACTTCCGTGATCCGGAGCTGTTGAACTTGAATGAAACGATCGGCTGGTTGGTGCGCTGGTCGAAGCCCGGCTGGGCGTCGATCAGATCGCCGCCGGAGACCAGCACCTGCTTCTTGATCACATAGGGCTGGGGATTCGACGGATCAGCGCTGGGCAGCAACTCCGAATCCGGCGGCACGCCGCCCCGTTGCGCCTGATCCGGCGGCACCGTGAGATCGACCATCCGGAATTCCATCTTGGCGGTCTTGCCAAGCAATTCCTTCAGCCGGGTCGGATCTTGCAGGCCCGGCACCTGCACCAGGATGCGATCATCACCCTGACGCTGGATCAAGGGCTCCACCGTTCCGAGTTCATTGACGCGGCGCTCGACGATCTGGATCGACTGTTCAACCGATTGCCGAATACGGTCGGTGATCGCTGCCGGAGGGATCGTCAGCCGGATCGCCCCACCGCCGCTGTCCGCAACTTCAAGGCTGCGCTGGCCGCTGGACCCAAGCAAGCCGCCAAGTGGCTGCGACAGTTCACGCAGTTTGCTCAGCGCCGTCGCCAGATCGGTGTCTTTGGTGATGCGCACCTCGACAACATCGTTGCGGACATTGAGGCCGGTATACTGGATCTTGGCGTCACGCAGCACACGGCGGGCGTCGTCGCGTACCTGATCGAGCTTTTCCTTCCTGACGTAGTTGGAGTCGACCTCCAGCAGCAGCGACGAGCCGCCCTGCAGGTCGAGGCCGAGCACGATGTGGCGCTGCGCCCAAACCGGCCAGGTCTTCACCTTCGCCTCGGGGAAGAAGTTTGGAACGGCGCAAAGGCACACCACCAGCGCCGTCAGGATGATCGCCAGCGCCTTCCACCGCGTGAAATACAACATCGAGTTGACCCGTCAGATTCAGGAAAATGGGCCCTCGCGTCCGGGCCGCGGAAAATCAGCTCGCGGACGTCTCGTCCTTGGCGGGCTCACTCTTTTCCTTGGCCGGCTCGCCCTTGGCGCGAACGCCCGAAATCATCTGCCGCATCTGCCGCACCCGGACGCCGTCCGAAATCTCGAACTCGATCTGGTCGTCGTCCACGACCTTGGTCACCTTGCCGACCAGCCCGCCGGTCGTGACCACGGTATCGCCGCGGCGGATGTTTTTGACCAGTTCGGCGTGATCCTTCACCTTCTTCTGCTGCGGGCGCAGAATCAGGAAATACATGATGACGAAGATCAGCGCGAACGGCAGCAACGACATCAACATGCTGTTGGCATCGCCACCGGCTGCAGCCTGGGCGTACGCAGGAGTAATCAGCATTCGGACAATCCTCGTGAGACGGGGGACAACCGGCAGCGCATGGGCGTCTGGCCGGTCCGGGCAAATTCGCGCGGACTATAGCGGCCGCGGTCCCAATTGCAACGCCGCCAGCCCCCTCATTTAGGGCGCTTGCGGGACCTTCCAAGGCCCGATAAGGCTGCGCGGTCAGGAACTGCGAAAATGTCGAAAAAAGCCAAGAAAACAACGTCTCGCGCCACGCCCAAGGCGGCCAAGCAAAGCACGGCAAAGGCCGCGACAAAACGCCCGTCCGGCCCGCCGAAAGACGCGACCGCGGAGCGGATTGCACGGGCGCTGGAGGTCATCGCCGGCCACCTTTCCGCCGCCTCCTCGGCAGCCGAGGGCCTTGAGTCGTTTACGACCGCCGACGCCTTCGTCTGGCACCCGGATGGGCGGCTGGCGCCGGTCCCGCACGTCAGCCGCGTCGACCTCGGGCTGCTCAAGGGCATCGACCGGATGCGCGATATCCTGATCGAAAACACCGAACGTTTCGCCGATGGCCTGCCCGCCAACAATGCGCTGCTGTGGGGCGCGCGCGGCATGGGCAAGTCGTCGCTGGTCAAGGCCACCCATGCCAATATCAACGTCAACCGCAAGCCGGCCGACCGGCTCAAGCTGATCGAGATCCACCGCGAGGACATCGAGAGCCTGCCCGGCCTGATGGACCTGCTGCGCGCGTCCGATTTCCGCTTCATCGTGTTCTGCGATGACCTTTCCTTCGACGGCAACGACGCCTCCTACAAATCGCTGAAGGCGGTGCTGGAGGGCGGCATCGAGGGACGCCCGGACAATGTGATCCTGTACGCGACCTCGAACCGCCGGCATCTCCTGGCGCGCGAGATGATCGAGAACGAACGCTCGACCGCGATCAATCCCGGCGAAGCGGTGGAGGAGAAGGTGTCGCTGTCGGACCGCTTCGGCCTGTGGCTCGGCTTTCACCGCTGCAGCCAGGATGAATATCTGGCGATGGTCAGGGGCTACTGCGGGCATTACGGCATCAAGCTCGCCGACGACGAGCTGGAGCGCGAGGCGCTGGAATGGTCGACCACGCGTGGGTCGCGCTCCGGCCGCGTCGCCTGGCAGTTCACCCAGGAACTGGCGGGACGCCTGGGTGTGCGGCTGAGGGCGAACTAGACCCTTTTCGGCTTTGATTGAGGTATACCATGATCAGGCGCCGAGCAGTCCTTGCGGGAATTGCCGGAACGCTGGCATCGCGTCCGCTCGCCGCGCAGCCGCGCGATGGCATGCGCCGCCTCGGAGTGCTGATGGCAAATCGCGCCGGCGATTCCGTCGTCAAAGCCTATATCGCAGCCCTGACCAAAGGCCTTCATGCGCTCGATTGGCGCGAGGGCGGCAATCTGCGGATCGACTGGCGCTGGACCGGCGGCGACCCCGCGCTGTTCGACCGCGACGCCGCGGAGCTGGTGGCATTGGGTCCGGACGTACTGCTGGCGCAGGGCAGCCCATCCGTCGTGGCCCTCCGGCGGAAAACCAGCACGATCCCGATCGTGTTCACGATGGTCTCCGATCCGGTCGGCCAGAATTTTGTCGAGAGCCTGGGGCATCCCGGCGGCAACGTCACTGGCTTTAGCGACTTCAATCCGCTGGTGGCCGGAAAATGGCTGGAGATCCTGACGCAGATGACGCCGCCGGTCGCGCGGGTGGCGGTGCTATATAATCCCGCGACCGCGCCCTATGCCGGCGAGATGATGCGCGCCATCGAGGACGCCGCCCCCTCTTTCGCCGTCGCGGTACGCGCAGCGCCATGCCGTGACGATGCCGAGATCGAAGCCATGGCGGCGGAGCTTGCGCACGAAGGAGGCGGCGGGCTGCTGGTCCTGACCGACCTCTTCAACATCGTGCATCGCGACGTCATCCTTCGCGCAGCCGCGCTGCACCGCCTGCCCGCGATCTACTTCGCGCGCTCGTTTGCATTGGCAGGCGGATTGATATCGTACGGCATCGACTATCCCGAGCTGTTCCTGCACGCGGCCGTCTATCTCGATCGCGTCCTGAAAGGCGCCAGTCCGCGCGACCTGCCGGTCCAGCAGCCCAACAAGTTCGAGCTTGTGATCAATCTCAAGACCGCAAAAGCAAGCGACATCACCATCGCGACCGCGCTGCTCGCAACGGCCGATGAGGTGATTGAGTGAAGCAGTTATAGAAAACACGGTTGATCGTCATCCCCGCAAAAGCGGGGACCCAGTACGCCGCGGCCTCTCGGCTTAAACGCGAACGTCTCTGGAATACTGGTTCGCCCGGTCACTTGATGCGAAAGACGCGCTTCGCGCTTTCGCCGGGCGATGACAGTTGGGCATGCAGTGGCGTCGCGACGCCTGGTGAGGCAATCGCCTCACGCCCCGTTGAGGAATTGAAGCGGGTCAACCGGGGAAGATCCCTTGCGGATCTCGAAGTGGAGTTGCGGCGACCCCACCTCACCCGATTGACCCGACTTGGCAATGATCTGACCGCGCTTGATGGTGTCGCCGCGCTTCACCAGCAGTTCACTTGCATGGGCATATGCGGTGACATAACCGTTGGCGTGCCTAACCAGAACCAGATTGCCGTAACCCTTGAGCTCGTTGCCGGAATACGCCACGACGCCATCTTCCGCCGCCTTCACCGGCGTCCCCTCCGGCACCGCCAGATTGATGCCGTCATTCGACTTGCCGTTGGTCTTGGCGCCGTAGGTCGTGATCACTTTGCCGCGCACCGGCCAGCGGAAGGTCGGCAGCGCGCCGGTGGCTTCGCTCGGCTTGACCGCCGGAGCTTCCGCAGCGGCCGGTTGTTCCACATTACCCGTCGCCTGCGCCATCCGGACGCTTTGCTGCGGCGCCGCGGCGGCCATTTTGCCGGCGGGCGGGGCCACAGCGGCAGGAACGGTCGCAACCGCCGGCGCGGCAGATGCTGCAGCCGCGGTCTTCGCGCCGGGTACGTTGAGCTTCATGCCGAGGCTGAGCTTGGCGGACTGGTCGAGATTATTGGCCTTGGCGAGTTCGGCCACCGATACATGGTTGCGATGCGCGATGCTGCGCAAAGTGTCGCCGTGATTGACGACATGGACGGTCGGCGGCGCGGTCACGGCGGCCACGGGCTTGCTGACCGGCGGCGCGACGGCCGGCGCAGGCGTCGCAACGACAGTGGACTGGCGCGGAATGATCAGTTGCTGACCGGGCGACAATGCGCGCGGGCCCTTGTAGCCATTGGCCTGCAGGATCGCAGCCGACGAAACATTGTAGCGTTTGGCCAGGATATCGAGCGTGTCGCTGGTGCCGACGATGATCGTGGTGCCACTTGACGCAGGGTTGTGGGCGGCGGCAACCGAACGCGGCGCCACCGTGCCGGTGGTCTCAAGCCTCGGCTGCGCCGGCGGCGGCGCATAGGACGCAAGCCCGCGGCCTCCGCCCGACACGCCGTTGCTGGCGGCTGGATAGGATTGCGGCGCAGCAACGGCCGGCGGCGGCAAGGCGGAGGACTGGTACTGCGATTGGGATTGCGGCCGCGCATATTGCGGCAACTCGCGACGCTCGACCTGGGCCGGCGGCACCGAGCCGGTCGCTTCGGGCTGATAGTTAAAGGGATTGGAGAGCGTGTTTTGCGAAAAGCGCGTCGACATATCGGCGCTGCAGCCGGCAAAACCGACGGACATCAGCGCCAGTACCGCTACCTGCGGCACGCGACGCGAGCGAAGCAACTCGGCGACACGGGACATGGTTACTCACTCGTACGCAACAAAATACTGTTTTGAGTAAACACGTCGGGAGTAAATAAGCGCTTAACCCTCCGAATAAGATGTTGGCGGGAACCGCCAATCCGGGATTCTACAGTTCGCGGGCGATCCCGGGCAGCGCCGGCACGAAACGCACGTCGACCAGATCCTTGCGGTCGAAGCCGGTATTGGACCTGGTGACCCGAACCAGCGTCTGGGTGCCCTGATGCGGGCCGACCGGCGCGATCAGGACGCCGCCGGGCTTGAGCCGCCCGAGCAGGTTGTCCGGAATCTGCTCCATCGCCGCGGTCACGATGATGCGGTCGAAATCCCCCGCGCCGGGCGGGATATCGAAGCCGTCGCCGAACAACACCTCGATATTGTCGTAACCGAGCTTTTCGAGCCGGGCGCGGGCGCTGTCGGCCAGCGTCCGGTAGCGCTCAATGGTCAGCACATGCTTGCATAGCCGCGACAGGATCGCGGCCTGATAGCCCGAGCCGGTGCCGATCTCGAGCACATTATGATGCTTTTGCAGCTGCAATTGCTCGGTCATGTAGGCCACCACGAAGGGCTGGCTGATGGTCTGCCCGCAGGCGATGCCGAGCGCGCTGTCCCGGTAGGCGTGACCGCGATCGGCCGCCGTCACGAAGACCTCGCGCGGCACCTCTTCCATGGTGCGCAGGATGGTCTGATCGCTGATCCCGCGCCGCCGCAGGCTAAGCTGAAACATCATCTTTTCGGGCGGTTCTGGAGTTGACACCATATCGTTCTCGTCAGGCCTTGGCTGGGGCATTCTAGCGCGCAACCGGCCAGACGGCTGGGTGCCATCTGAACTGCCGGTTCAAAGAAATTTCCGTTTCTTCCCCGTTCCCACCATGGAACCGGGGCCTTGCTTTGGCGTTAAGCGCGGGGTGTCGGACTCCCCAGATGACCGGTAGCGCCGCGCGGTCCCGGCCCGGCAGGCTGCATATTTCCTAATGATTACATTGCACCAGCGGGCGTAATTTGCGAATTTGAGTCGTGGGAAGGGCAAGGATTCCATCATGACAGCGACGCGGCCTGAGGGCTGTTCTGTGTTTCTCGTTGAAGACGAGGTCATGATCCGGATGATGGTCGCCGACATGCTGGAAGAATTGGGCTACAGCGTCGCCGCCGAGGCCGGCGAAATCTCGGAGGCCGTCAGGCTCGCCCAATCGACCGTATTCGATCTCGCCATTCTCGACGTCAACGTCAACGGCAAGGTGATTACGCCGGTCGCCGAATTGATCAAGGCACGCAATCTCCCGTTTATTTTCGCGACCGGCTACGGCTCCTCCGGCCTGCCCGAGGATTATCGCGATCGCCCGGCGCTGCAGAAGCCGTTCCAGCTGGAGACGCTGGCCCAGATGATCAACAGCACGCTGAAGAGTGCGACGGTTTAGCGCAATTCTATCCGCTCACCCTACCCGTCATCATCCGCGAAAGCGGATGATCCAGTATTCCAGAGACCGTCGATTGAATCGAGAAGCCGCGGCGTACTGGATACCCGCCTTCGCGGGTATCACAGTTGAGCGCGAGGCGGCACGGTGCGCCCCCTACTTCAGCGTCGTCGTCAGCGCGTCCGAAAATGCCTCGTCGGTGCGGTCGAGCCGCAACGGCGTCACCGAGACGTAGCGCGCGGCCAATGCCGCGAGATCGGTGCCTTCCGCGGGTGTGTCCATCATCGCCGCGCGCTCAAAGCCGATCCAGAAATAGGGATTGCCGCGGCCGTCATGGCGCTTGTCGACTTTGAGAAAGCCGAGATTGCGCTTGCCTTGCCGCGTAACGCGGATGCCCTTGACCAAATCGGGTGTGCAGGCGGGAAAGTTGACGTTGATCACGGTGTTCTTGGGGATGCCGGCATCGATCACCTTGCGCAGGATATCCGGTCCGAATTTGAGCGCCGTATCCCACAGCGGCGCGTGACGCGTCTCGATCGAAAATTCCTGCGACAGCGCGAACGAGGGAATGCCAAGGATCGTGCCTTCAAGGGCGCCGGCGATGGTGCCGGAATAGACCACGTCTTCGGCGACGTTGCGGCCCTTGTTGACGCCGGACAACACGAGGTCCGGCAGCTTCTCGCCGAGGATGTGGCGCGCGCCCATGATCACGCAATCGGTCGGCGTGCCCCGGACCGCAAAATGGCGCGGGCCGACTTCGCGCAGGCGCAAGGGATCGTTCAGCGACAGCGAATGCGAGACGCCGGACTGATCGAGTTCCGGCGCCACGATCCAGACATCGTCGGACAGCGCGCGCGCAATCTCCTCGACGACCTTCAAGCCGGGGGCATGGATGCCGTCATCATTGGTGCAGAGTATACGATAGGACATTGAGACCGTTAGAGAAAAACGGGAAAGCCTTACAAAATGAGTCTCTGTCGTACATGCTCAGGTCTCGCTTTTCAACCGCCGTCTCGGCGTTTCTGAACGTCCGATTAGCCGAGGCTAACCATCCAAATGCGAATTGTTAGGGGGAACCGTTATGCCCGTTCTGATCACCGACAAGCACCTCAGAAAAAGCGACACCCGCAAGACCTACAGCGACAGCAAGCAGCAAGGCTTCGTGCTGCGCACCACGCCCAATGGCGTGTTCACGTTCTACTACCAGCATCTCAACAAGGGGACCGGCAAGCGCGACTGGCACCTGATCGGCGCATACCCAGAATGGGGCGTCGGCGCGGCGCGTAACGAGGCGACCAAACTGGCCGCTTTGGTCGCGGGCGACAAGGACATCAAGCAAATCCGCCGACAGAGGACCACGCGCTCCCGCGCGGAGGGCATCACCCTTCAACAGCTTCACGACGAGTACATGGCCTATTGTAAGCAACCGGTTGACCGGCGCTGGGGCAAGGTACCGAGAAAGGAGACGTGGCGGGGCATTGGCTACGCGCTCAAGCGTCCGCTGGAATGGTGGGGCCATAAGGTCGCCAGCGAGATCACCCCTGCCGACACCAAGGAACTGTACCAAAGCTATGTCGCCGAGGGTCATCCCGCGCAGGCGAACAGTGTTCGCGGCCAGTTACACACCATGTTCGTCTGGGCCATGCATGACGACCGCAAATATGTCGCCAGCAACCCCTGCCCCAAATTCTTGGAAGATGACATCGCGGTCGAGCGTGCGGACATCGAGGACGGGCGCGTCCTGACTGCCGACGAAATCCGCACCTTTTGGTTCGGCGTCGATGATCCGAACTGCCCCGGCGACCGTCTCAGCAAATTGGCGCTGAAGCTGTCGTTCACCACGCTGTTGCGCACGGGCGAGTGTGTGGCAATCCCGCGCACCGGGGTCACCCCCTCCGCCGTGACGATCCCGCTGAATATCGTGAAGTCTCGCCGTTCAAAGAAAGCGCGCCCCGTGACGCAACCTCTAAACAGTCTGGCGCGGGAAATCCTTGGCGAGGTTTTTTCGATTGGCGATCCTGACCGGGAGTATGCATTCCCCGGCACCGGAAATCGAAAGGACAAGCACATGGCACAGCACACGCTGGGCCGTATGTTGGCGCGCACCTCGACGGACAAAACCGGCCAGACCGGCGTCTGTGAGTTTCTCGGCTTGGTGGATGTCACACCGCACGACTTGCGGCGCACCGCAGCCTGCATCCTCGAACAGCTTGGCTATTCCGATGCGATCATCGGCAAGGTCATGACGCACAAGACCGCAGACAAGGATGCGGCCCCGGTTACGCGCGACCACTACCTTGTCCCCGTTCAGATCATCAAACGTCCCGTAGACCCGCGCATCAAGGCGCTCGACGACCTCGACGACGCGCTGCGCGAGATACTCGGACTGCCGCTCGGCGGCACGAAGGAACTGCCTGCACTGCCGCGACTTCTGACCGCCGCCTGACCCCAACGGGCGCGGCACTCGTGCTGGACTCCGCGCCCCTACCCGGCCGAAGACGGAAGACGGGTGCCGAGCGCGCCAAGGCGGCCACGCGAGCTTGCCCGGACAGCTTCTTCACGCTTCAATGGCCCATGCCCGCCCACAAGATCACCCTCGGCGAAATGCGCCAGTCCGGTCTCCGCCGGGTGCTGGTCTACTGCGCCGACTATCGCTGCTCGCATTCGGTCGTAATCTCCGCCGAGGCCTGGTCCGACGATATCCGGCTGTCCGACCTGGAACCGCGCTTCACCTGCCAGGCCTGCGGCCATCGCGGCGGCGACGTCAGGCCCTGCTTTGACGAAGCGCGGGTGCCCGGCCGGGCAGATGCGTGGTGCTGGCCGCATATCCATGACGGGAATTTTGAAATGAAAGAGGCCGCCAACTGATGGGGTGGAGGCGGCCTTGCCCAAATGCCACCTGAGCGGGTACGGTCCCCTCGGGGGTGGCACATGAAATTTTGGATTTTAGCAGCGGCTTTGCCGCTTGCGGCGGCCGGCTGCGCTGCGAATTCTGGGGTAGCGCCGCTTGGCGGGGACGCGTTTGTCGTAACTCGACAAGCCGCTACAGGCTTCTCTGGGTCAGGCAATTTGAAGGGCGAGGCGTTAAGTGAGGCGGGACAATTCTGCACCGCTCAAAGTAAGAGCTTGATGGTGACGAACGCCAAAGAGACGGGCCCGCCTTATGTGATGGGGAATTTCCCGAAGGCCGAGGTCGAGTTTATGTGTCTTGCCCCGGGCGATCCACGTTTGCAGCCGCCTTCTCAAAACAGGCCACTGCGATAATCAAATTAGCCCGATGCATTTCTTTATCGATGAGGGCGGTACGTTTACGGCAAGCGCGGGCTGGAGCGCGGTCTGCTCGCTTGCGCTTCCGCACAAGGAGGTCGGTCCCACTCGCCGCGAAATCGACTTCGTGAGCCGCCAGTGGCCGCGCCGTGACCGTGAACTAAAGGGCGGAGCGCTGTCGCCTGCTCACCTGGAGGCCCTGGTCGACGTCCTTTATCGGCACGATGCGATTCTCCACGTCTATGCGATTGATATGGCGCATGAAGACCCGGATCACATCGAACGTCACAAGACCGGGCAGTGCGAGGGCATCACCAAGTACCTAGCCCCTACCCATCATCCGAATTTCATCGCGGAGGTTCGCGAACTTCGTAAGAGGTTGGAGCGCATGCCTGCCCAGTTGTATGTCCAATGCGTCCTGATGTCAGAGCTGGTCAGTTCGGCCGTCGAAGAGAACTTGATGTATTTCGCGCAACGTCGTCCGCGCGAACTGGGGCGTTTTGAATGGACTATTGACGCAAAGGACCCAGTGCGTGTTTCTCCACAAGAGGCATGGTGGCAGGACACGCTAGGAGCCCTGCTGGAAAGTAAAACCCGCAATAAGCCGATGAGTTTTGTTCGCGATCCGGCGTTTGACTACCGGTTTTTCGACAAGAAATTCTTGTTTGAAAAGGAGTTGTGGCATCCCGATAAACCCCGTGAGCTGATCGAAGGGTACGATATTAAAAAAGTCATTTCGGAGCAGATTTCATTCGTAGACTCCCGCTCTGAGACGCTCATTCAAGCGGTCGATATCTTGACCAGCTTCATGCGGCGATGGCTCGCGAATAAGATTAGCGATCCGGATGTCACGCGAAGTCTCGGCAGGCTTCAAATCCTAAAGCATAACGGCGGCAAGCCGCAATCGCTTCGATTAGTGACGCTGTCCCGTCAGACTGGTGTGCGGCGATCCAAACTTACGGCGAACAGCATGGCCCTGGCTGGGCGCGCGATGATGAAACCCGGTCGAAGCCGTTGAATAACGAGCGCAAGGTGGCGCAATTTTTCATTGGCGATAAGGACATTGCCGCCGATATGATTCGTCTTCCGGCAGGCCTGCGATTGGCCTCTGTTTTCGGGCGGCCATTACCAGATCGACGCCGAGGCTTGCGGAGGAAGGTCGATAGGCGTGTCCTGGTCAACGCAGTTCGACGATCTGATCCCGCTACCGGACGGACGCCAGCTCGTCACGCTAAAGGACGCCGCCGACTACATCTTGGCTTTGCCGGCCAAGACGTCCGCGCAAGAACACTGGCAACTCGCGATGCAGATGCTGATCGACGCGGCCGACCGTGGCGGCATCGTCATGATGGCGCATGTCGCTGTCCTGCGAGCCTTGAACCACGGCAAGCCAGCCCCGGATGTCACGCCGCGCGGGAAGCGGGCCAAAGTTTATCGGATCGTCGGGTGACATAGACAGTTCGGGGGCCAAGCAGGCCCTACGGCCGTACCTGTGAATAGCCGGGAGAAGCACGACAGAGTCGTGCGCGGATTCCGAATCACTGGCAGATATCATTAGCTCGGTGAAAAAGCAGAAGGCCGGCGGTTGCGCGCCGGCCCTCCAGGCTCACTGAGATGGCTCCCCGTGAGGTGGATTTGGGCTGTCGCTCAAATCCACCTTCGGAGACTGCACCATCATCCTTCGGCGGGCAACGTCTCACATCCATGTATAGCTGTGGAAATTACGCATGAAGCCGCCAATATTCGCGATTGCCTCATCGGGCACGACGGCGCAACAGTACTTGCATCGAGCGCGGCAATTTAGAGAGGCTGCGGTTAGATTGCCTGACTCTCGTAACGGCGAGCAGAACTGGCCGAAATACGCTCTGGTGACCCACGCGATCGAATTGGCGCTGAAGGCCTTTGCGTTTCATTCGGCAGGCCACGGTCCGATCGCAAATGAACCCAAACAGCATGATTTGGTCGGCTGGTACAAAACGGCCGTCGCTTCCGGATTAACAGACGAACGAGGAGTTGCCGAGAACGTTGGCTTCCTCAACGAATTGCACAAGACTCACTTCATGCGTTATCCGGCGCAGCCATCCAGGCCCGTTCCCAACCCGGAAGCCATTGCGGATCAGACGGTCGATCACTTGATTTTTGCGATCACGCAGGTGGTCAATCCGCGATAGGTCTGCGCTTTAGTGCGAATTCCGTCGTCAGGCCGCAAGCCGTAGCGGCTTGCCGATATAGGCCGGCCGCGCTTTGATAGGCGATGCTTCATTGGCGCGGTCCTCTGGAACTCCGGTGGCTGCCGATAGCGGCGCTGACGCCGCGCGGCACGATCCGCACACGCAAGAGACCCAGACGCTGGTCAGGTCATTATCCGCCGCGCAGTCCTGCGGAATGGCTCGCCGAGGGCCACGTCACCTGTTCGATCCAGTGCCTCAACGGCGACTGCAAGCATCAGGCGGATGTCAGGTTGGACACCCTGCCCCAGGATCAGCCGTGGTCGCGCATCGGCCGCAATCTGATCTGTGTCGACTGCGGCGCGCCCGGCGCTGTTAACATCGTGCCGAACTGGCATGACCGGGAGGGCCACGCCGTGCCATTCTCCAAGGACTGGAAAGGCTGAGCCCCGGTGATGAAATACGCCTCCGACCGACCGTTCGCCGATCCGGAGAAGGCCGCGCGCAAGCTCCTGGAGATCGCCAGTACAGTCGAGCCCGTGCAGGACGGCCGCCTGCACATCGAGAAGATCAACCTGCCCTTCCTCCGGGAAGGCGGCAGCCCCGCCGAGTT from Bradyrhizobium sp. Ash2021 encodes the following:
- the yajC gene encoding preprotein translocase subunit YajC, whose amino-acid sequence is MLITPAYAQAAAGGDANSMLMSLLPFALIFVIMYFLILRPQQKKVKDHAELVKNIRRGDTVVTTGGLVGKVTKVVDDDQIEFEISDGVRVRQMRQMISGVRAKGEPAKEKSEPAKDETSAS
- a CDS encoding ATP-binding protein, which codes for MSKKAKKTTSRATPKAAKQSTAKAATKRPSGPPKDATAERIARALEVIAGHLSAASSAAEGLESFTTADAFVWHPDGRLAPVPHVSRVDLGLLKGIDRMRDILIENTERFADGLPANNALLWGARGMGKSSLVKATHANINVNRKPADRLKLIEIHREDIESLPGLMDLLRASDFRFIVFCDDLSFDGNDASYKSLKAVLEGGIEGRPDNVILYATSNRRHLLAREMIENERSTAINPGEAVEEKVSLSDRFGLWLGFHRCSQDEYLAMVRGYCGHYGIKLADDELEREALEWSTTRGSRSGRVAWQFTQELAGRLGVRLRAN
- the secF gene encoding protein translocase subunit SecF: MTHFVLISLGILIAVLTVVSALGLLPSLRIVPDNTHFDFTRFRRISFPISALLSIFAITLFFTHGLNFGIDFKGGTLLEVQAKSGTADIASMRATLSTLGLGDVQLQQFGGPADVLIRVAEQPGGDAAQQEAVQKVRGALGEAVDYRRVEVVGPRVSGELLAYGMLGLMLAIFAILIYLWFRFEWQFALGAMIANVHDIVLTIGFMSISQVDFDLTSIAALLTILGYSLNDTVVIYDRIREMLRRYKKMPMPQLLNESINSTLSRSIITHVTVTLALLALLLFGGHAIHSFTAVMMFGVVLVGTYTSIFIAAPILIYLGVGTHREAPEPPPKKK
- a CDS encoding ABC transporter substrate-binding protein, which encodes MIRRRAVLAGIAGTLASRPLAAQPRDGMRRLGVLMANRAGDSVVKAYIAALTKGLHALDWREGGNLRIDWRWTGGDPALFDRDAAELVALGPDVLLAQGSPSVVALRRKTSTIPIVFTMVSDPVGQNFVESLGHPGGNVTGFSDFNPLVAGKWLEILTQMTPPVARVAVLYNPATAPYAGEMMRAIEDAAPSFAVAVRAAPCRDDAEIEAMAAELAHEGGGGLLVLTDLFNIVHRDVILRAAALHRLPAIYFARSFALAGGLISYGIDYPELFLHAAVYLDRVLKGASPRDLPVQQPNKFELVINLKTAKASDITIATALLATADEVIE
- the secD gene encoding protein translocase subunit SecD, yielding MLYFTRWKALAIILTALVVCLCAVPNFFPEAKVKTWPVWAQRHIVLGLDLQGGSSLLLEVDSNYVRKEKLDQVRDDARRVLRDAKIQYTGLNVRNDVVEVRITKDTDLATALSKLRELSQPLGGLLGSSGQRSLEVADSGGGAIRLTIPPAAITDRIRQSVEQSIQIVERRVNELGTVEPLIQRQGDDRILVQVPGLQDPTRLKELLGKTAKMEFRMVDLTVPPDQAQRGGVPPDSELLPSADPSNPQPYVIKKQVLVSGGDLIDAQPGFDQRTNQPIVSFKFNSSGSRKFAAATTEHVKEPFAIVLDGKVISAPVIQEPITAGSGQISGSFTVQQANDLAILLRAGALPAPLTIIEERTVGPGLGQDSIEKGELAAYVGSIMVIVFMLLTYRLFGVFANVAVAINVAMIFGMLSLLNATLTLPGIAGIVLTVGIAVDSNVLIYERIREELRGGRNAISAIDAGFKRALSTILDSNITTFIAAAVLFYIGTGPVRGFAVTLGIGIITTVFTAFTLTRLIVAWWVRWKRPQSVPI